The Alkalihalobacillus sp. TS-13 genomic interval TTATAATAAAGAATAAGAAAGGGGTAGATATTATGCGTGAACAAGTCGAAGAGGTACTTGATAAATTACGACCTTTCCTGCTTCGTGATGGTGGGGACGTTGAGCTAGTAGATATCGAAGACGGGATTGTAAAGGTTCGATTGATGGGAGCATGCGGAAGCTGCCCAAGTTCAACGATTACATTGAAAGCAGGTATCGAGCGTGCATTGCTTGAAGAAGTACCTGGGGTAACGGAATTAGAACAAGTATTTTAAAAATGTGACGAAGCTGGACTTTTTGTCGCCATGCTGAGCAATCGTGTTATAAATTGGAAGAGCGGACCATCGAGATCCGCTCTTTTTTCTATTGACTATTTTCTAAAAGTTTGTTGCAAATGAACGATAATAATTTGATAGTCGAAGCCAGCATAAGGTAAGCTTCTAAGAATTCTTATCGCAGATACGAAAATAATATCATTTTTGTGTTCAGATCCTGCAAGTGAGGAGGCTTGCGGATGTGGGTTAATGCAGGGAAGTGTTGTCTAGCTCAGCGACCAGTCATTTGGATTACTTCAAACTTTCTGCGGCGGCCTCCTCGTCAGTTTTTCCAGTGACCTAAGTGACTCATCGGGGCGCTTCCGCTTTTCGTCCACGAAAGCGAATATATTTCCAAGTAGTTACAAGAGAATCTATACTAAAAGACCCTTTCTATTTGATTTCATCCCAATTCACTGCAGCTTCGGGCCTTTCTCCACTCAAGACGTTCCTGATATTCCGCGCTGTCAAGCTGCACATCGCTTTCCTTGTTTCCACACTTGCGCTCCCGATATGCGGCAGGCAGACGACATTTGGCAATTGCACCAACGGATGATCTTCAGGAATCGGTTCTTTCTGAAACACATCTAATCCAGCACCAGCAATGTCTCCCTGTTTGATCGCCGCCACAAGATCTTCTTCAACGACGGCACCTCCTCTACCCACGTTGAGAAAAATCGCATTCTTTTTCATTTTGCTGAAAACGTTCCGATTAAACATGCCTTTTGTTTCGGAAGTCAACGGCGTCAAATTCAGAACAAAATCTGCACGTTCCAGAATTTCGTCAAACAAGGCGTATGTTGCTCCCAGTTCCTTTTCTGCTTTTTCATTACGAGATCGATTATGATATAAAATCTCCATCTCAAAACCGGTAGCCCTTTTTGCTACTGATTCACCGATCCTGCCCATGCCGACGATCCCGAGGGTTTTATGATGAATATCCTGGCCTGCTAATAACAACGGGCTCCAATTTCCCCATTTTCCCTCTTTGATATATTGCTCGGCTTCTGGTATCCGGCGAGCAGCGGCCATCAAGAGGGCGAATGCGAGATCTGCCGTCGTATCGGTCAATACATCCGGTGTGTTACAAACAACAACACCGTGTTCGGTAGCTGCCCCGACATCCACGTTATCATAACCGACAGCAAGGTTTCCGACGACTTTCAAATGCTTTGCCCGCTCAAACAATTCACGATCGATTCCATCAGAAAGGATTGTATAAAGGGCTGTTGCCGTTTCTGCTTCCTCTAATAAAATGTCTCTCGGTACGGGGGTGTCTTCATAATCCCACATTTTCACATCTGCTACCTCACGCAACGGTGCAATTGTATCTTCAGGTACTTTCCTAGTAATGAAAACAGAAGGGTTGTCCATTTTCGTTCCACTCTCCTTGATTAATTGGTCTATATGTATCGGAAGGCGCTAATAATAAGTGCTTTACAAGCTTCTCACTTGTCAACACACTTACGTGAAAGCCCCCTCCTGCTCTTACGACTTCGACAACCATCCAACTGGCTCAAATTGGACGATATCCCGTGGAAGTCCACTGATATTAAAGAAATTCTTCATGAAGGATTCGTGATTTTCCTCAAGTGATAAGACATACTTGAGATGATTCACTAAGCCCTCTCTCTCAT includes:
- a CDS encoding D-glycerate dehydrogenase, with the translated sequence MDNPSVFITRKVPEDTIAPLREVADVKMWDYEDTPVPRDILLEEAETATALYTILSDGIDRELFERAKHLKVVGNLAVGYDNVDVGAATEHGVVVCNTPDVLTDTTADLAFALLMAAARRIPEAEQYIKEGKWGNWSPLLLAGQDIHHKTLGIVGMGRIGESVAKRATGFEMEILYHNRSRNEKAEKELGATYALFDEILERADFVLNLTPLTSETKGMFNRNVFSKMKKNAIFLNVGRGGAVVEEDLVAAIKQGDIAGAGLDVFQKEPIPEDHPLVQLPNVVCLPHIGSASVETRKAMCSLTARNIRNVLSGERPEAAVNWDEIK
- a CDS encoding NifU family protein, which translates into the protein MREQVEEVLDKLRPFLLRDGGDVELVDIEDGIVKVRLMGACGSCPSSTITLKAGIERALLEEVPGVTELEQVF